The following DNA comes from Polynucleobacter necessarius.
GAACTCTTTTTGCTACTCTCCATGGGAATCCCATTAGGCTGGTTAGAGCGGGTGCCAACCTATAAAGATCACATCGAGAAGTTAAAGGAAAAGAATTTGCAAACCTACGGTTTCTTGGGTTATCCGTTGCTACAGGCGGCTGATATTTTGATTTATCGTGCGCAGTTTGTGCCGGTGGGTGAAGATCAGGTTCCGCACGTAGAGATGACTCGTGAAGTGGCGCGTCGTTTTAACTATTTATATGGTCGCGAGCCAGGATTTGAAGAGAAGGCCCTGGAGGCGGTAAAAAAATTGGGCAGCAAACGCGCCAAGATGTACGCGGAATTACGCGTGGCTTTTCAGGAGCGTGGCGACGATGAAGCCTTGGAGCAAGCGAAAGCATTGCTTCAGGAAGCGCAAAGTTTATCGATGGCTGACCGCGAGCGACTTTTTGGTTTTTTGGAGGGCGCTCGCAAGATTATTCTGCCAGAACCTCAGGCATTATTAACAACAGCCTCACGCATGCCTGGCATAGATGGTCAGAAGATGTCGAAGTCTTACGACAATACCATTAGCATTCGCGAGAATACAGAAGATGTTATTAAAAAGATTCGGACGATGCCAACCGATCCTGCGCGTGTGCGTCGCACGGATGCGGGTGACCCAGCTCGTTGCCCAGTTTGGCAGCTGCATACCGTCTACTCAAATGAGGAGACAAAGCATTGGGTGGATAAAGGTTGCAAGTCAGCGGGCATTGGATGCTTAGAGTGTAAGCAACCCGTGATTGATTCAATTTTAGCTGAACAACAGCCCATGTTTGAGCGTGCTCAGAAATATCTTGATGATCCTAGTTTGTTACGTTCTATCATTGCTGATGGTTGTGACAAGGCGCGCAAAGTCGCTCAAGAAACCATGCGCGAGGTTCGTGAAGCGATGGGCCTTGCTTACGATTGAGAATGTGTCATGCTTCGTTCGCATGATGTGATGTTGGCCGTATCGCCTTGGGTTAAGCGTTTTTCACCCCTGATTTCACAGGGTGGGGTGGTGTTTGATTTAGCCTGCGGGTCAGGCCGTCCTTCTGAGTGGATTGCAGGCATGGGCCATCAGGTGTTGGCAGTCGACCAAGATATTTCCGCAATTAAGGCTTTAACCAATCCCCTTATTTCTTCCAAGCGCCTCAATCTGGAAGCGCTTGATTGGCCACTGGCGGACCTCCAGTTCAGTGCGATTGTGGTGACCAACTACCTTTATCGTCCGCACCTAGATCAATTGCCTGGAATGCTGCAGGATGGGGGTGTTTTAATGTACGAAACCTTCGCCCAAGGAAATGGCGATTTTGGTAAACCCTAAAACCCTAATTTCCTCTTAAATTCGGGAGAATTGCTGACATTTGCCGCCCGTCATGGGCTCAAAGTGGTGGCTTATGAGGATATTTATGTGGATCAACCAAAACCAGCTTGGTTCAGCGCCTATGTGCCGTAAAATGCGCTCTAAAACAGCGCATTCCGTTACAATTTCAGTGTTAAGACAGCTAAAAATCGGTGCGTATTCGGTGACAAATACAGATCAATCAAAAGGTAGTAAAAAGCCCATCGCTGGCAGCATGCCGGCTATTGTTACACCGATGTTTGAGGATGGCAGCTTAGATTTTGTTAGCTTGCGCTCCCTCCTGGATTGGCATGTATCTGAAGGTACCGATGGAATTGTGATTGTTGGTACGAGTGGTGAGTCCCCCACGGTTTCTGTTGACGAGCACTGCGAACTCATTCGCGTCACAGTGGAGCAGATTGCTGGACGTATTCCAGTGCTTGCTGGCACAGGTGGCAACTCTACGATTGAGGCAATTGAACTAACTAAATTCGCCAAGCAGGTTGGCGCGGACGCCAGCTTGCAAGTGGTGCCGTATTACAACAAGCCAACACAAGAGGGTATGTATGCCCACTTTAAAAAGATTGCGGAATCTGTTGATCTTCCAGTAATTTTATACAACGTTCCCGGTAGAACTGTTGCTGATTTAGCTGGTGATACGGTGGTTCGTTTGGCTGGAGTGCCAGGCATCATTGGCATCAAAGAAGCGACTGGCAGTCTAGAGCGTGGCACCTTACTAATCAACGATCTTAAACGCGCTGGCCATGCGGATTTTTCAGTGTTCTCTGGCGATGATTTGACTGCCGCTATGTTGATGCTGATGGGTGGCAAAGGAAATATTTCTGTTACCGCCAATATTGCGCCGCGTTTGATGCATGAGCTCTGTGTTGCCGCCATGTCTGATGATGTGAAGCGAACGCGTGAGATTCAATATCAATTAATCGCCGTTCATAAGGCCATGTTCACTGAAGCCAGTCCAATTCCAGTTAAATGGGCGCTCCATGAGATGGGCAAGATTACGGCGGGTATACGTTTGCCCTTAACCCCCTTGAGTAGCTCCCTGCGTGAACCCTTAAAGGCAGCTTTAAAACAGGCTAACTTATTATGATGAATATGCTTCAACTGAGTCGTCGATATATATCGATCTTGGCTTTAATGATTTTTGTATCTGCCGCCTTATCGGCATGTCAGTCAGTTACTAGTAACGATACGGTTGACTATAAAAGCGCTGGCGCAGTGCGAGGCCCCAATCTTTCTTACCCTCCTGATTTAATTACTGCCCAAGCAGATCGTCGTTATATTGTTCAGGATGGCACAGCCACGATGTCCGAATACAATGCGGCTGTTAAGAAGTCTATACAGATGTGCAGCAATGTGATGACAGGAATTCCTGGTATGCGTATCGCGCGCGATGGTGAGCGTCGTTGGTTGGTGGTGGAAAAGCCAGCGTCAGAACTCTACCCGCAGGTAAAGGATTTTTGGCAAGAAAATGGTTTCTTGTTGGTAGTGGATTCTCCATCAACTGGCATTATGGAAACCGATTGGGCTGAGAATCGCGCGAAGATTTCGCAAGATTGGATTCGCTCAACGATTGGTGTAGCAATTGATTCTATTTATGACACTGGCGAGCGCGACAAATACAAGACGCGTTTGGAGGTTTTGAAACCAGGCGAGACGGAAATCTATATCACTCAACGCGGCGCAATTGAAAAATGTACCTCTGACTCGACTGGCAACTGTATTTCCACTGTGTGGACTCCGCGTCCGAATGACCCAGAATTAGAAGCCGCGTTTTTGGCTCGTTTAATGGAGCGCTTGGGCATGACTCAAGAGCAGGCAAAAGCAATGGTGGCTGTTCCGCTTGACCCTAAAACTCCAAAAGCGAAGTTTGTGCAAGATGGCACAAATCAAGCTCATATTGAGTTAAGCGCAGGTTTTGATCGCGCTTGGCGTGATGTTGGTTTAGCGCTTGATCGCTCAAACTTTACGGTAGAGGATCGTAATCGCTCTACAGGTGTTTACTATGTACGCTATGTAAATCCAAAAGATCTGGGTGATACCAATGGCTTCTTCTCAAATCTCTTTAGCAGCAAGGATGACTCCAGCTTAAAGGCTAAAAAATATCAGGTGGTAGTGAAAACTACTGGTGATAATTCTGCGAATGTATATGTGCAAAATGCCGAAGGTAAACCAGAAAATACCCCGGCCGGCTTTCAGTTGTTAACAGTGTTGACCTATCAACTGACAAAGTAATTTATTTTTTTGCCAAATAAAAAAGCCGCTTTTCAGCGGCTTTTTTTTATTCATGAAGAAGATTACTTCTTAGCGTCAGCAGCTGGAGCAGGCGCTTCAGCAGCAGGAGCTTCAGCAGCAGGCGCTTCAGCAGCAGGAGCTTCAGCAGCAGGAGCTTCAGCAGGTTTTGCTTCTTCTTTTTTACCGCAAGCGGCCAAGGCGATTGCTAACATAGCAGCGAATACGAGTGACTTCTTCATTTGTAAATTCCTTTAAAAAAAATTAACAACAATTACCGGTAATTGTTTTCTGTATTTTCCGAGGGATAGTACCTAAGTAGTTTCCAGGATTTATTATATCCATCTCCGTATTTACTGCTCAAAAACCAGCCAGCCCGATAAGTAGGCAGTGTAAATACTTGATTCTGCTAGGTCTTGAAGATTGGCGGTAAGTTGCTTGGATTTGGCCAAAGCTCGCCACGCTTGTTTGGCGGCTGCATTCTGACCTTTGCCCATGCATTCCCCATTGCAGTAAATCTGCCTATTGAGATTTAACATCCGGGTCTGAGGGTGGGGCACTAGCTTGCTACAGACTAATTTCTTTTGAAAGTCCTTTGGCTTGAGGGGGTTTTTCGGAGCATCAAAAATAGCCTGTTGTTTCGGATCG
Coding sequences within:
- a CDS encoding class I SAM-dependent methyltransferase, which codes for MLRSHDVMLAVSPWVKRFSPLISQGGVVFDLACGSGRPSEWIAGMGHQVLAVDQDISAIKALTNPLISSKRLNLEALDWPLADLQFSAIVVTNYLYRPHLDQLPGMLQDGGVLMYETFAQGNGDFGKP
- the dapA gene encoding 4-hydroxy-tetrahydrodipicolinate synthase, with the protein product MPAIVTPMFEDGSLDFVSLRSLLDWHVSEGTDGIVIVGTSGESPTVSVDEHCELIRVTVEQIAGRIPVLAGTGGNSTIEAIELTKFAKQVGADASLQVVPYYNKPTQEGMYAHFKKIAESVDLPVILYNVPGRTVADLAGDTVVRLAGVPGIIGIKEATGSLERGTLLINDLKRAGHADFSVFSGDDLTAAMLMLMGGKGNISVTANIAPRLMHELCVAAMSDDVKRTREIQYQLIAVHKAMFTEASPIPVKWALHEMGKITAGIRLPLTPLSSSLREPLKAALKQANLL
- a CDS encoding tryptophan--tRNA ligase is translated as MFAERVLSGMRPTGSLHLGHYHGVLKNWVRLQSEYPCFFFVADWHALTTHYETPDVIEQSVWDMVSDWLATGVDPNQATLFIQSKVPEHAELFLLLSMGIPLGWLERVPTYKDHIEKLKEKNLQTYGFLGYPLLQAADILIYRAQFVPVGEDQVPHVEMTREVARRFNYLYGREPGFEEKALEAVKKLGSKRAKMYAELRVAFQERGDDEALEQAKALLQEAQSLSMADRERLFGFLEGARKIILPEPQALLTTASRMPGIDGQKMSKSYDNTISIRENTEDVIKKIRTMPTDPARVRRTDAGDPARCPVWQLHTVYSNEETKHWVDKGCKSAGIGCLECKQPVIDSILAEQQPMFERAQKYLDDPSLLRSIIADGCDKARKVAQETMREVREAMGLAYD
- the bamC gene encoding outer membrane protein assembly factor BamC — protein: MMNMLQLSRRYISILALMIFVSAALSACQSVTSNDTVDYKSAGAVRGPNLSYPPDLITAQADRRYIVQDGTATMSEYNAAVKKSIQMCSNVMTGIPGMRIARDGERRWLVVEKPASELYPQVKDFWQENGFLLVVDSPSTGIMETDWAENRAKISQDWIRSTIGVAIDSIYDTGERDKYKTRLEVLKPGETEIYITQRGAIEKCTSDSTGNCISTVWTPRPNDPELEAAFLARLMERLGMTQEQAKAMVAVPLDPKTPKAKFVQDGTNQAHIELSAGFDRAWRDVGLALDRSNFTVEDRNRSTGVYYVRYVNPKDLGDTNGFFSNLFSSKDDSSLKAKKYQVVVKTTGDNSANVYVQNAEGKPENTPAGFQLLTVLTYQLTK